From a region of the uncultured Desulfatiglans sp. genome:
- a CDS encoding hypothetical protein (Evidence 5 : Unknown function) yields the protein MRRPFGRRLESLARTNDENGVQAYGGEDGFIYLR from the coding sequence ATGAGAAGGCCTTTCGGCCGGCGGCTGGAAAGCCTTGCCCGAACAAATGACGAAAACGGGGTGCAGGCCTATGGCGGAGAGGATGGATTCATCTACCTGCGCTGA